The following coding sequences are from one Saccharomyces cerevisiae S288C chromosome X, complete sequence window:
- the LAS21 gene encoding mannose-ethanolamine phosphotransferase LAS21 (Mannose-ethanolamine phosphotransferase; involved in biosynthesis of the glycosylphosphatidylinositol (GPI) core structure, catalyzing the addition of a side chain ethanolamine phosphate to the alpha1,6-linked second mannose residue of the GPI lipid precursor; integral component of endoplasmic reticulum membrane; mutations affect cell wall integrity; homolog of human PIGG): MNLKQFTCLSCAQLLAILLFIFAFFPRKIVLTGISKQDPDQDRDLQRDRPFQKLVFVIIDALRSDFLFDSQISHFNNVHQWLNTGEAWGYTSFANPPTVTLPRLKSITTGSTPSFIDLLLNVAQDIDSNDLSEHDSWLQQFIQHNNTIRFMGDDTWLKLFPQQWFDFADPTHSFFVSDFTQVDNNVTRNLPGKLFQEWAQWDVAILHYLGLDHIGHKDGPHSKFMAAKHQEMDSILKSIYDEVLEHEDDDDTLICVLGDHGMNELGNHGGSSAGETSAGLLFLSPKLAQFARPESQVNYTLPINASPDWNFQYLETVQQIDIVPTIAALFGMPIPMNSVGIIIPDFLQLLPNKLASMKENFMHLWKLSDHHGEVALDDFTAEDIYTKMYTIQETLTKSATNYNYPLLTLAFVGFLIITIIAIYVLLRYSGPDFWQLRVSSLSVLLVSIILGVSTFASSFIEEEHQLWWWIVTAFSAVPLFVYRLNVLIIVRWFIMMACVRSIKFWNNSGQKFIYSNVMSNLLNQNPSWKWCLNMLTFLVLIMASAGFQVLHFIVTTILVGLCFTYKISWEIVNGNQAEIPLFMHDLLAKIDFAPTESNLIVLARVFFQAWAIVVISRLVLTKLKVLNKNYLIKDMKVYITILLMFQTSSQNIGQFLVFQILESQIFYFFQNIPTASLTSTSKIYFSNLVSLILQNFTFFQFGGTNSISTIDLGNAYHGVSSDYNIYVVGILMSVANFAPAIYWSMLPWSINYASIPAQVKLQTFIRSKLPAFTYHCIFGTCLMTACVVLRFHLFIWSVFSPKLCYFLGWNFVMGLLNGWLPELALLCALD; this comes from the coding sequence ATGAACTTGAAGCAGTTCACGTGCCTATCATGCGCTCAATTACTCGCTATTCTGCTCTTTATCTTTGCTTTTTTCCCTAGAAAAATCGTGCTGACAGGTATATCAAAGCAAGATCCGGATCAAGACCGTGATCTCCAGCGCGATAGGCCCTTCCAGAAATTGGTGTTTGTGATCATTGATGCTCTCAGATCagactttctttttgattcGCAGATTTCCCACTTCAACAACGTGCACCAATGGCTCAATACGGGCGAAGCATGGGGTTACACGTCATTTGCTAATCCGCCTACCGTGACGCTGCCTAGACTCAAAAGTATTACTACGGGATCTACACCTAGCTTCATTGACTTGCTGCTGAATGTAGCCCAGGACATAGATTCCAACGATCTTTCGGAGCACGATTCCTGGCTGCAGCAGTTCATCCAACATAATAACACGATTCGTTTCATGGGCGATGACACCTGGCTGAAACTGTTCCCACAGCAATGGTTTGACTTCGCTGACCCGACACACTCGTTCTTTGTCAGTGATTTCACTCAAGTCGATAATAATGTGACGAGGAACTTGCCCGGGAAATTATTTCAGGAATGGGCCCAGTGGGACGTGGCTATCCTGCATTACTTGGGTCTTGACCATATCGGGCATAAAGATGGCCCGCATTCAAAGTTTATGGCTGCTAAACATCAAGAAATGGACAGCATTCTGAAGTCAATATATGATGAAGTGTTGGAAcatgaagatgacgatgataCACTGATTTGTGTTCTTGGCGACCATGGAATGAACGAACTGGGCAACCATGGTGGCTCTTCAGCCGGCGAAACATCAGCAGGattgttgtttttgtcACCTAAGCTGGCGCAATTTGCTAGGCCAGAATCGCAAGTAAACTACACATTGCCCATCAACGCTAGTCCGGACTGGAATTTCCAGTATTTAGAGACTGTTCAACAAATTGATATCGTCCCCACCATAGCAGCACTGTTTGGTATGCCAATCCCCATGAACAGTGTTGGGATAATAATACCTGACTTTTTACAACTGTTGCCCAATAAGTTGGCAAgtatgaaagaaaattttatgcATTTGTGGAAATTATCAGACCATCACGGCGAGGTTGCTCTTGACGATTTCACTGCCGAAGATATTTATACAAAGATGTACACTATTCAAGAAACGTTAACCAAGTCTGCAACAAATTATAATTATCCTCTTTTGACACTGGCTTTTGTTGGTTTCCTCATAATAACAATCATCGCCATTTATGTATTATTACGTTATTCTGGGCCTGATTTTTGGCAGTTGCGCGTTTCTTCCCTGTCTGTTCTGTTAGTTTCCATTATACTAGGCGTTTCCACATTTGCAAGTAGTTTCATTGAAGAGGAGCACCAACTGTGGTGGTGGATAGTAACTGCATTCTCGGCGGTCCCTCTGTTCGTATACCGATTGAATGTGCTCATAATCGTGCGCTGGTTTATAATGATGGCATGCGTACGCTCAATCAAGTTTTGGAATAACAGTGGCCAGAAATTCATTTATTCTAACGTTATGTCCAATCTACTTAATCAGAATCCTTCCTGGAAGTGGTGCTTAAATATGTTGACATTTCTAGTGCTGATAATGGCATCTGCTGGTTTTCAAGTACTACATTTTATTGTCACTACTATTTTGGTGGGGTTGTGTTTCACGTACAAAATCTCGTGGGAAATCGTCAATGGTAACCAGGCAGAAATACCGCTCTTTATGCATGATTTACTGGCTAAGATAGACTTTGCACCAACTGAAAGTAACTTGATTGTACTTGCGCGCGTTTTCTTCCAAGCTTGGGCTATTGTTGTCATTTCAAGGTTGGTCCTGACGAAATTGAAAGTACTTAACAAGAACTACCTCATTAAAGATATGAAAGTTTATATAACAATTCTTTTGATGTTCCAAACTTCTTCTCAGAACATAGGTCAATTTCTCGTTTTCCAAATATTAGAGTCccaaattttttactttttccaaaatattcCAACCGCCTCATTAACATCAACAAGTaagatttatttttcgAATTTGGTGTCCTtaattttacaaaattttacatttttccaattcGGTGGCACAAATTCCATTTCTACTATAGACCTTGGAAACGCATACCATGGTGTTTCCTCAGACTACAACATCTACGTAGTGGGGATATTAATGTCCGTTGCCAATTTCGCGCCGGCAATATACTGGTCCATGCTACCGTGGTCAATAAACTACGCCTCTATTCCAGCACAAGTTAAGTTGCAAACGTTCATCAGAAGTAAGTTACCTGCCTTCACCTATCATTGTATATTTGGAACTTGTTTGATGACGGCATGCGTCGTTTTGAGATTTCATCTCTTTATTTGGTCCGTTTTCAGTCCAAAATTAtgttattttcttgggtGGAATTTTGTGATGGGATTGCTGAATGGCTGGTTACCTGAATTGGCCCTCCTTTGCGCTCTTGATTAA
- the NUP82 gene encoding linker nucleoporin NUP82 (Linker nucleoporin component of the nuclear pore complex (NPC); also part of the NPC cytoplasmic filaments; contributes to nucleocytoplasmic transport and NPC biogenesis; forms stable associations with three FG-nucleoporins (Nsp1p, Nup159p, and Nup116p); relocalizes to the cytosol in response to hypoxia), whose amino-acid sequence MSQSSRLSALPIFQASLSASQSPRYIFSSQNGTRIVFIQDNIIRWYNVLTDSLYHSLNFSRHLVLDDTFHVISSTSGDLLCLFNDNEIFVMEVPWGYSNVEDVSIQDAFQIFHYSIDEEEVGPKSSIKKVLFHPKSYRDSCIVVLKEDDTITMFDILNSQEKPIVLNKPNNSFGLDARVNDITDLEFSKDGLTLYCLNTTEGGDIFAFYPFLPSVLLLNEKDLNLILNKSLVMYESLDSTTDVIVKRNVIKQLQFVSKLHENWNSRFGKVDIQKEYRLAKVQGPFTINPFPGELYDYTATNIATILIDNGQNEIVCVSFDDGSLILLFKDLEMSMSWDVDNYVYNNSLVLIERVKLQREIKSLITLPEQLGKLYVISDNIIQQVNFMSWASTLSKCINESDLNPLAGLKFESKLEDIATIERIPNLAYINWNDQSNLALMSNKTLTFQNISSDMKPQSTAAETSISTEKSDTVGDGFKMSFTQPINEILILNDNFQKACISPCERIIPSADRQIPLKNEASENQLEIFTDISKEFLQRIVKAQTLGVSIHNRIHEQQFELTRQLQSTCKIISKDDDLRRKFEAQNKKWDAQLSRQSELMERFSKLSKKLSQIAESNKFKEKKISHGEMKWFKEIRNQILQFNSFVHSQKSLQQDLSYLKSELTRIEAETIKVDKKSQNEWDELRKMLEIDSKIIKECNEELLQVSQEFTTKTQ is encoded by the coding sequence ATGTCCCAATCTAGTAGGTTAAGTGCACTTCCTATTTTCCAAGCATCGCTTTCGGCAAGCCAATCTCCACGTTACATTTTTAGTTCTCAGAATGGCACAAGGATTGTTTTCATTCAAGATAACATAATAAGGTGGTACAATGTACTCACTGATTCACTTTACCACAGTTTGAACTTTAGTCGTCATCTCGTCTTGGATGATACCTTCCATGTAATATCTAGTACGTCTGGTGACCTACTCTGTCTTTTCAATGACAACGAGATTTTTGTAATGGAAGTTCCTTGGGGCTATTCCAACGTTGAAGACGTTTCCATTCAAGATGCATTCCAAATTTTCCACTATTcaattgatgaagaagaagttggtCCGAAATCGTCCATTAAGAAAGTTTTGTTTCATCCAAAGAGTTATCGTGATTCTTGTATAGTGGTTTTGAAAGAGGATGACACTATCACGATGTTTGACATCCTTAATTCGCAAGAAAAGCCTATCGTTTTGAACAAACCGAACAACTCCTTTGGTTTAGATGCACGTGTTAACGACATCACAGATTTAGAATTCAGTAAGGACGGATTGACGTTATATTGTCTAAACACCACAGAAGGCGGTGATATCTTTGCATTTTATCCATTTTTACCGTCAGTATTACTGTTAAATGAGAAAGATCTCAACTTGATCCTAAACAAATCTTTAGTAATGTACGAGTCCCTGGATTCTACAACAGATGTTATAGTTAAAAGGAATGTTATTAAGCAGTTACAGTTTGTGTCAAAACTGCATGAAAATTGGAATTCAAGATTTGGCAAAGTCGACATACAAAAGGAATATCGTTTAGCCAAGGTTCAAGGACCATTCACGATAAACCCCTTTCCCGGCGAGCTGTATGACTATACTGCTACAAATATTGCAACCATACTAATTGATAATGGgcaaaatgaaattgttTGTGTCAGTTTTGATGATGGGTCTTTAATCTTACTCTTCaaagatttggaaatgTCAATGTCGTGGGATGTTGACAATTACGTGTATAATAATTCTTTGGTTCTAATTGAACGAGTCAAACTACAAAGAGAAATTAAGTCTCTAATAACGTTACCTGAACAGTTGGGAAAACTTTATGTCATTTCCGATAATATTATACAACAAGTAAATTTTATGAGCTGGGCTTCTACATTGAGTAAATGTATCAACGAATCGGATTTGAATCCACTTGCAGgattgaaatttgaaagtAAACTTGAGGATATTGCCACCATAGAAAGAATTCCAAACCTAGCGTATATCAACTGGAATGACCAATCTAATTTAGCCTTGATGTCGAATAAAACATtgacttttcaaaatatttcaagcGATATGAAACCGCAAAGCACCGCAGCTGAAACAAGTATCAGTACAGAAAAAAGTGACACGGTAGGAGATGGTTTTAAAATGAGTTTCACACAGCCCATAAATGAGATTCTTATTTTGAACgataattttcaaaaagccTGTATTAGTCCATGTGAACGAATTATCCCATCAGCAGACCGCCAGATACCTTTAAAAAACGAAGCTAGTGAAAATCAGTTGGAAATTTTCACGGATATTTCCAAAGAATTTTTGCAAAGAATTGTTAAAGCTCAAACTTTGGGTGTTTCTATCCACAATAGAATTCATGAGCAACAGTTCGAATTGACGCGCCAACTACAATCGACATGcaaaataatttcaaaggATGATGATTTAAGGAGAAAATTCGAAGCACAAAATAAGAAATGGGATGCACAACTAAGCAGACAGTCAGAATTAATGGAGAGATTTAGTAAATTGAGCAAGAAGCTATCTCAAATCGCCGAATCCaataaatttaaagaaaagaaaataagccATGGTGAGATGAAATGGTTCAAAGAGATACGAAACCAAATATTGCAATTCAACAGCTTTGTTCACTCTCAAAAATCCCTTCAACAAGATTTATCGTACTTGAAGAGTGAACTAACTCGTATCGAGGCAGAAACTATCAAAGTCGATAAAAAGAGCCAAAACGAATGGGATGAGCTACGCAAAATGCTTGAAATAGATTCAAAGATAATTAAAGAATGCAATGAAGAATTGTTACAAGTTTCTCAGGAATTTACTACTAAAACTCAATGA
- the BNA3 gene encoding kynurenine--oxoglutarate transaminase (Kynurenine aminotransferase; catalyzes formation of kynurenic acid from kynurenine; potential Cdc28p substrate), which produces MKQRFIRQFTNLMSTSRPKVVANKYFTSNTAKDVWSLTNEAAAKAANNSKNQGRELINLGQGFFSYSPPQFAIKEAQKALDIPMVNQYSPTRGRPSLINSLIKLYSPIYNTELKAENVTVTTGANEGILSCLMGLLNAGDEVIVFEPFFDQYIPNIELCGGKVVYVPINPPKELDQRNTRGEEWTIDFEQFEKAITSKTKAVIINTPHNPIGKVFTREELTTLGNICVKHNVVIISDEVYEHLYFTDSFTRIATLSPEIGQLTLTVGSAGKSFAATGWRIGWVLSLNAELLSYAAKAHTRICFASPSPLQEACANSINDALKIGYFEKMRQEYINKFKIFTSIFDELGLPYTAPEGTYFVLVDFSKVKIPEDYPYPEEILNKGKDFRISHWLINELGVVAIPPTEFYIKEHEKAAENLLRFAVCKDDAYLENAVERLKLLKDYL; this is translated from the coding sequence ATGAAACAACGATTCATTCGTCAATTTACGAACCTAATGTCTACTTCGAGACCGAAAGTTGTTGCCAACAAATATTTCACTTCTAACACTGCCAAAGATGTTTGGTCGCTAACCAATGAAGCCGCTGCAAAAGCTGCCAATAACTCCAAAAACCAAGGCCGTGAACTTATTAATTTAGGCCAaggctttttttcatattccCCTCCTCAATTCGCCATTAAGGAGGCTCAGAAAGCCCTAGACATTCCAATGGTCAATCAATATTCTCCAACTAGAGGTCGACCTTCATTAATTAATTCCTTGATTAAGTTGTATTCTCCTATTTATAACACAGAATTGAAAGCGGAAAATGTTACCGTAACAACAGGTGCCAATGAAGGTATACTTTCTTGCTTGATGGGGCTTTTGAACGCTGGCGACGAggttattgtttttgaacCTTTCTTTGACCAATATATTCCAAATATCGAACTTTGCGGTGGTAAAGTTGTTTACGTCCCCATAAATCCTCCAAAGGAATTGGATCAAAGGAATACTAGAGGTGAAGAATGGACCATTGACTTTGAGCAGTTCGAAAAAGCGATTACATCCAAGACAAAAGCTGTCATTATCAATACCCCTCACAACCCAATTGGTAAAGTTTTCACGCGCGAGGAATTAACCACTTTAGGTAACATTTGCGTCAAGCACAACGTTGTGATTATATCTGATGAAGTCTATGAACACCTTTACTTCACTGATTCTTTCACTAGAATTGCCACACTCTCTCCAGAAATTGGGCAACTAACCTTAACGGTCGGTTCTGCCGGTAAATCGTTTGCTGCTACTGGTTGGAGAATTGGTTGGGTCTTATCCTTGAACGCAGAGTTGTTAAGTTATGCAGCTAAGGCACATACAAGAATTTGTTTTGCATCTCCATCCCCTCTACAGGAAGCTTGTGCAAACTCTATTAACGACGCTTTAAAAATTGggtattttgaaaaaatgagacAGGAATATatcaacaaattcaaaattttcacaTCGATCTTTGATGAATTGGGACTACCATATACAGCTCCAGAGGGTACATATTTTGTCCTCGTTGATTTCTCTAAAGTGAAAATTCCCGAGGACTATCCCTACCCAGAGGAGATCCTGAATAAGGGAAAAGATTTTCGCATTTCTCACTGGTTGATCAATGAATTAGGTGTGGTTGCCATTCCACCAACTGAATTCTATATCAAAGAGCACGAAAAGGCTGCTGAGAATTTGTTAAGGTTTGCAGTTTGTAAAGATGATGCTTATCTAGAAAATGCCGTAGAGAGATTAAAACTACTCAAGGACTACTTATaa
- the YHC3 gene encoding amino acid transporter YHC3 (Protein required for the ATP-dependent transport of arginine; vacuolar membrane protein; involved in the ATP-dependent transport of arginine into the vacuole and possibly in balancing ion homeostasis; human homolog CLN3 involved in Batten disease (juvenile onset neuronal ceroid lipofuscinosis) can complement yeast null mutant), with translation MSDKSHQIYCYFWLFGLINNVLYVVILSAAVDIVGPTLPKSLVLLADIFPSLAIKLCSPFFIDRIKYSYRIWSLITMSCLGMFLVSFKNLFVCLLGISFASISSGFGEVTFLQLTHYYKQISLNGWSSGTGGAGIIGGASYMFLTSIFKVPVKLTLLVFSLLPFAFLFYFKLESNDTNLTYQSLQQIDEAEDDQLVPFPVAFTHTNASQSLYSTRQHILQTVKRLRRLVFPYMVPLTTVYLFEYLINQAVAPTLLFPINGDERSKSMPFFFHKYRDIYVTYGTLYQLGVFISRSFGHLMRMRSLYILAFLQGVNLCITVLQSWFYVTHSPWAVMILIFYEGFLGGASYVNTFLNILEQEDPDETEFAMGAVSIADSFGVFLAALLGLGLEPKLCRHQIADDRPWCRME, from the coding sequence ATGAGTGACAAATCTCATCAGATATATTGCTACTTTTGGCTCTTTGGTTTGATCAATAATGTACTTTATGTGGTAATACTTTCAGCAGCTGTTGATATCGTGGGTCCTACCTTGCCTAAATCTCTAGTATTGCTAGCAGATATATTCCCATCACTCGCCATTAAATTGTGTTCCCCATTCTTTATTGATAGAATCAAGTACAGCTATAGAATATGGTCTTTGATCACGATGAGTTGCTTAGGAATGTTCttagtttcttttaaaaactTGTTTGTTTGTCTTTTAGGAATATCTTTCGCATCTATATCTTCCGGATTTGGAGAAGTGACATTCCTACAGCTAACACACTATTACAAacaaatttctttgaatggATGGTCGTCAGGTACTGGTGGTGCAGGAATCATTGGCGGAGCATCTTATATGTTCTTAACTTCAATCTTTAAAGTTCCAGTGAAGCTAACTTTACTAGTATTTAGTCTCCTTCCATTTgcatttttgttttattttaaatTAGAATCCAATGATACCAACCTGACTTACCAAagtcttcaacaaattgaCGAAGCAGAGGATGACCAGTTGGTGCCCTTTCCTGTCGCCTTTACACATACCAACGCTTCGCAATCCCTGTATTCTACAAGACAGCACATTTTGCAAACGGTCAAGAGACTTCGAAGATTGGTTTTTCCATACATGGTTCCATTGACCACCGTCTACTTATTCGAATATTTAATAAACCAAGCGGTAGCTCCGACCCTATTATTTCCGATTAATGGTGATGAAAGAAGTAAATCGATgccatttttcttccataaATACAGAGATATATACGTAACCTATGGAACGCTCTACCAATTAGGTGTCTTTATATCAAGATCCTTTGGACATCTTATGAGAATGAGGAGTTTATACATCTTAGCGTTTTTACAAGGTGTGAATTTGTGCATAACGGTACTGCAATCATGGTTTTATGTCACACATTCGCCCTGGGCGGTGATGATATTAATATTCTATGAGGGTTTTCTTGGTGGTGCGTCATATGTTAACACATTCTTAAATATTCTCGAACAAGAGGATCCTGATGAAACAGAGTTCGCCATGGGTGCTGTGTCCATCGCTGATTCCTTTGGCGTTTTTTTGGCTGCGTTACTTGGTTTGGGGCTAGAACCCAAACTTTGTAGGCATCAAATTGCCGATGACAGACCTTGGTGTAGGATGGAATAA
- the BIT61 gene encoding Bit61p (Subunit of TORC2, a regulator of plasma membrane (PM) homeostasis; TORC2 also regulates actin cytoskeletal dynamics during polarized growth and cell wall integrity; interacts with Slm1p and Slm2p, homologous PH domain-containing TORC2 substrates; PM retention is dependent on Avo3p; BIT61 has a paralog, BIT2, that arose from the whole genome duplication), whose product MTAEDILLRERTSTTTQRPVNSEQYLNVQLATAPVKNFQTTSEISRQTLVDTSNDDVYSIKNLKGSRNPISPSVSNVGFQSIFHTVDHPRSKVSVASNHSLRSNDNASAATSKSGSSQIGESHSVDTVECSNNLSKKLSSDAISITQKSLHSTPSGRYMKGKASGFFNRRNRAHTTISSDPASFLTDSSTLHNSSHSFRNVIKNFFQNKSHRHIGQDAIEPAIPNSLSKFLHSSYGRHKSPSQFIHTNAGQLVDSGTSVYSLNVNPSGVNPNTIVEDPLSGTDPASPNPVSMLHDLLRNLPSLEANYKHFNSQELTTLTNNIWNIFCSNVAELFRTQRIWKLRAKIENFNEVLEFYCILKTDPRVTHSGMNRIISDLKEFLVSSLYNLENQIVFNYSNEDTINNALKRLGVIWRIFYQEVYYDLAAVLLPLDQSIREDGNSTVLKSGNESRTHINGNYSIGFLLLMCFRDSIVLPCYENFVNSNDGISKSFQLYIFNQEEESNVTETDKLTLLQCFGILSTIQSNDRNQRIIEELLAGIRMSI is encoded by the coding sequence ATGACAGCAGAAGATATACTCCTTCGAGAAAGAACATCTACTACGACACAACGCCCTGTCAATAGCGAACAATACCTTAATGTGCAATTAGCCACAGCCCcagtaaaaaattttcagacTACAAGCGAGATTAGCCGGCAAACTCTTGTAGACACATCAAATGATGACGTTTATTCCATCAAGAATTTGAAGGGCTCGAGGAACCCCATTAGCCCTAGTGTTTCTAACGTTGGCTTCCAATCCATATTCCATACAGTAGATCATCCTCGATCGAAGGTCAGTGTGGCCTCAAATCATTCCTTGAGGAGCAATGACAATGCCTCAGCTGCAACATCTAAATCTGGTTCTTCTCAGATAGGGGAATCTCATAGCGTTGACACGGTGGAGTGCTCGAACAATCTATCTAAAAAGTTATCTTCTGATGCAATATCCATTACTCAGAAAAGTTTACACTCCACGCCCTCCGGCAGGTATATGAAAGGAAAGGCTTCTGGCTTTTTTAATAGGAGAAACAGAGCACATACGACCATTTCATCGGATCCTGCCTCCTTTTTGACAGATTCAAGCACCTTACATAATAGTTCACATTCATTTCGAAACGTGATTAAGaactttttccaaaataaaagCCACAGGCACATTGGTCAAGATGCTATCGAGCCTGCAATTCCAAATTCCTTGAGTAAATTTCTGCATTCCTCTTACGGAAGACATAAATCTCCGTCACAATTTATTCATACTAATGCGGGGCAACTTGTGGACTCAGGAACTTCTGTGTACTCATTGAATGTTAATCCATCTGGTGTCAATCCCAACACAATCGTTGAGGATCCGCTTTCTGGAACTGATCCTGCCTCACCGAATCCGGTCTCAATGTTACACGACCTTTTAAGAAATTTACCATCTCTGGAAGCTAACTATAAACACTTCAACTCCCAAGAACTGACAACCCTAACAAATAATATTTGGAATATATTTTGTAGTAACGTAGCAGAATTATTCAGAACTCAAAGAATATGGAAACTCAGGGccaaaatagaaaattttaacgAAGTTTTAGAATTCTATTGCATTTTAAAAACAGATCCAAGAGTCACACATAGCGGCATGAATAGAATTATCAGcgatttgaaagaatttttggttAGTTCCCTATACAATTTAGAAAACCAAATTGTTTTTAACTATTCTAATGAAGACACAATAAATAACGCATTGAAAAGATTAGGCGTTATATGGCGGATATTTTATCAAGAGGTATATTATGATTTAGCCGCTGTGTTATTACCGTTGGATCAGAGTATCAGAGAAGATGGTAATTCTACGGTTTTAAAGTCAGGCAATGAAAGTCGGACTCACATTAATGGTAATTATTCTATTGGGTTTCTTTTGCTTATGTGCTTTAGAGATTCAATAGTCTTACCTTGTTATGAAAACTTCGTAAATAGTAACGATGGTATCAGCAAAAGTTTTCAACTTTACATTTTcaatcaagaagaagaaagtaaTGTCACAGAAACAGATAAATTGACATTACTGCAGTGTTTTGGCATATTGAGTACCATTCAAAGTAATGATAGAAATCAACGAATTATCGAAGAGTTATTAGCAGGCATTAGAATGAGTATATAG